Proteins found in one Actinomycetota bacterium genomic segment:
- a CDS encoding DUF211 domain-containing protein: MSKVRRLVLDVLKPHQPTILDLAVKLGDLEGVEGTDLVLNEIDNKVENIKITLEGPYINFDEVAAVIQESGGSIHSIDKVSTGKELIEEANTPQDITARWMR, translated from the coding sequence TTGAGTAAAGTGCGCAGGCTTGTACTTGACGTATTGAAACCCCATCAGCCTACCATCCTTGACCTGGCGGTCAAGCTTGGTGATCTGGAAGGGGTCGAAGGAACCGACCTGGTCCTCAACGAGATCGATAACAAGGTCGAGAACATCAAGATCACCCTGGAAGGGCCTTATATCAATTTTGATGAAGTAGCCGCAGTGATCCAGGAAAGCGGGGGCAGCATCCACAGTATCGACAAGGTCTCGACAGGCAAGGAGCTCATCGAGGAGGCCAACACCCCGCAGGATATCACAGCGCGCTGGATGAGGTGA
- the cysE gene encoding serine O-acetyltransferase: MGIVKKTGLLFLAAAGGSGYFWLNRTGELNRTLGVIRRDVSAIQERDPAAANLIETLTCYSGLHAILLHRMAHFMYEQRLPVVPRIVSQFSRFVTGVEIHPAAQIGEGFFIDHGSGVVIGETTEVGENVTLYQGVTLGGTGKETGKRHPTLMDNVTVGAGAKVLGSVTVGENAKIGAGSIVIHDVPPDSTVVGNPGRPVRERGRKVGAADVDWTHLPDPVADAMQSLVRRLVELENEFKSAFPEKREEIEKAQEEGERELDRVFDYYRGSGI, translated from the coding sequence ATGGGCATAGTAAAAAAAACCGGGCTACTGTTTCTTGCCGCTGCCGGAGGCAGCGGATACTTCTGGCTGAACCGGACCGGCGAGCTTAACCGCACGCTGGGAGTGATCAGGCGCGACGTCTCCGCAATCCAGGAGCGCGACCCCGCCGCCGCCAATCTCATCGAGACCCTTACCTGCTATTCGGGATTGCATGCGATATTGCTGCACCGGATGGCCCATTTCATGTACGAGCAGCGGCTTCCGGTCGTGCCAAGGATTGTTTCCCAATTCAGCCGCTTTGTAACCGGGGTCGAGATTCACCCGGCTGCGCAGATCGGCGAGGGATTCTTCATCGACCACGGCTCGGGGGTGGTCATCGGTGAGACGACCGAAGTCGGCGAGAACGTCACCCTTTACCAGGGCGTGACCCTGGGAGGGACCGGCAAAGAGACCGGCAAGCGCCACCCAACGCTCATGGACAACGTGACCGTGGGCGCCGGCGCCAAGGTGCTGGGATCGGTCACTGTCGGTGAGAACGCCAAGATCGGCGCCGGCAGCATCGTCATCCACGACGTGCCCCCCGATTCGACCGTGGTCGGCAATCCGGGCAGGCCGGTGCGTGAACGCGGCCGCAAGGTAGGCGCCGCAGACGTCGACTGGACCCATCTGCCAGATCCCGTGGCCGACGCCATGCAATCACTGGTACGCCGGCTGGTCGAGCTGGAGAATGAATTCAAGTCGGCTTTTCCGGAAAAGCGGGAAGAAATTGAAAAAGCGCAGGAAGAAGGCGAGCGTGAGCTCGATCGCGTGTTTGATTATTACCGCGGTTCGGGAATCTAG
- a CDS encoding NIL domain-containing protein: protein MKTQRLELTFPEKLIKKPIIYELVRDFNVIPNIRRANVDENFGWMVLELSGDDERLEKAFKHLQDIGVEVEYLESFVE from the coding sequence ATGAAAACCCAGCGCCTTGAGCTGACGTTTCCCGAAAAGCTGATAAAAAAACCGATCATATACGAGCTGGTTCGGGATTTTAATGTCATCCCCAACATACGGCGCGCCAATGTCGATGAGAATTTCGGCTGGATGGTGCTCGAGCTGAGTGGTGATGACGAAAGGCTCGAAAAGGCCTTCAAGCATCTGCAGGACATCGGCGTCGAAGTCGAGTACCTGGAATCATTCGTGGAATAG
- the larE gene encoding ATP-dependent sacrificial sulfur transferase LarE, whose protein sequence is MGETLQENKRSEIKRLLRGLLSELEPCGRLLVAFSGGVDSSVVVAAAAEALGKGNVLAVTADSETLPESELAQARQLATSLGVRHAVVETRELDNEDFCDNSSDRCYHCKSELWLKLGKLAAAESIAVMADGVNAEDRGDFRPGIRAGDEAGVLHPLAKIGATKEQVRLLARELGLSNWDKPAQACLSSRFPYGSTITSGGLRRVEQAEEFLRSLGLSQFRVRDHGDTARIEAATTDLPGLASQPRRDEVVTALKALGYKYVTVDLEGFRSGSMNEAIR, encoded by the coding sequence ATGGGCGAGACTTTACAGGAAAACAAAAGATCTGAAATAAAGCGGCTGCTGCGGGGACTGCTGTCCGAGCTCGAACCTTGCGGCCGGCTGCTGGTCGCCTTTTCCGGCGGTGTCGACTCATCCGTGGTAGTTGCCGCAGCTGCGGAGGCGCTGGGCAAAGGCAACGTCCTGGCCGTCACCGCGGATTCGGAGACGCTGCCTGAAAGTGAGCTGGCCCAGGCCCGGCAGCTGGCAACATCGCTGGGAGTCAGGCATGCGGTCGTCGAGACCCGTGAGCTTGACAATGAAGATTTTTGTGACAATTCCAGCGACAGATGTTACCACTGCAAGTCGGAGCTCTGGCTGAAGCTCGGAAAGCTGGCGGCGGCAGAAAGCATCGCGGTGATGGCCGATGGTGTCAACGCCGAAGACCGCGGCGACTTCCGCCCGGGCATCAGGGCCGGCGATGAGGCGGGCGTCCTGCACCCGCTGGCGAAGATCGGAGCGACCAAGGAGCAGGTCCGCCTGTTGGCCCGCGAACTGGGCTTGAGCAATTGGGACAAGCCAGCCCAGGCATGCCTTTCTTCGCGTTTCCCCTACGGCAGCACCATCACATCCGGAGGGCTGCGGCGGGTCGAGCAGGCAGAGGAATTCCTGCGAAGTCTGGGCCTGAGCCAGTTCAGGGTCAGGGACCATGGAGATACCGCCCGCATCGAAGCCGCTACGACCGATCTGCCCGGTCTGGCCTCGCAGCCGCGGCGCGATGAGGTCGTCACCGCCCTCAAGGCGCTTGGCTATAAATACGTCACTGTCGATCTCGAGGGTTTTAGAAGCGGCAGCATGAACGAAGCGATCCGTTAG
- a CDS encoding M67 family metallopeptidase, whose translation MAESLRLSPAQLETIIGHALACRPEEACGVLAGNSEGRVLRVFLMENAEHSEVFYQMDSEEQFRVFDEMEREALDLVAIFHSHPHSPAFPSDHDRELAFYPDAAYLIVSLMNSEPECHAFRIVEGNTREIDIFMED comes from the coding sequence ATGGCCGAAAGCCTGCGGCTGTCACCAGCGCAGCTGGAGACCATCATCGGTCACGCCCTTGCATGCCGTCCCGAGGAAGCCTGCGGCGTTCTTGCCGGAAACAGCGAGGGCCGCGTGCTCAGGGTATTTCTGATGGAGAATGCCGAGCACAGCGAGGTCTTCTATCAGATGGACTCCGAAGAGCAGTTCCGCGTTTTTGACGAGATGGAGCGCGAGGCTCTCGATCTGGTCGCGATCTTTCACTCCCACCCCCACTCCCCGGCGTTTCCTTCCGACCATGACCGGGAACTGGCTTTTTATCCGGACGCGGCCTATCTCATCGTTTCACTCATGAACTCTGAACCGGAGTGCCACGCTTTCCGTATCGTGGAAGGAAACACCCGGGAGATTGACATCTTCATGGAAGATTGA
- the moeB gene encoding molybdopterin-synthase adenylyltransferase MoeB: MFNLSDEEILRYSRHIILTEVGGTGQQKLKDARVLVVGAGGLGSPVLLYLAAAGIGRIGVIEDDVVDVTNLQRQVIHATADIEKPKVHSASETMKQINPHIEVDVYHERLHKDNILPLIDKYDIVVDGVDNFPTRYLINDACVMKQKYLVEGGILRFMGLIMSIHGGETACYRCVFEEPPPPGTVPSCAEAGVLGAVAGVVGTLQATEVLKIVTGVGTPLFNRLLQFDAEELRFHEVNAPRNPKCPVCGEKPTITELIEYAYTCETQAPGTS; this comes from the coding sequence TTGTTTAATCTAAGCGACGAAGAAATCCTGCGTTATTCGCGGCATATAATCCTGACTGAGGTAGGCGGCACAGGCCAGCAGAAGCTCAAGGACGCCAGGGTGCTGGTCGTCGGGGCAGGCGGGCTCGGGTCGCCGGTGCTGCTTTATCTGGCGGCTGCCGGAATCGGCCGTATCGGCGTCATCGAGGATGACGTCGTCGACGTGACCAATCTGCAGCGCCAGGTCATCCACGCCACCGCGGACATCGAGAAACCGAAGGTCCACAGCGCCAGCGAGACCATGAAGCAGATCAACCCCCACATCGAGGTTGACGTCTATCATGAGCGCCTGCACAAGGACAACATCCTCCCCCTGATCGACAAGTATGACATCGTCGTCGACGGCGTTGACAATTTTCCGACCAGATACCTGATCAATGACGCCTGCGTCATGAAGCAGAAGTACCTGGTCGAAGGAGGCATCCTCAGGTTCATGGGCCTGATAATGAGTATCCACGGTGGCGAGACCGCCTGTTACCGTTGCGTTTTTGAGGAGCCACCCCCGCCGGGCACCGTTCCCAGCTGTGCCGAAGCCGGCGTTCTGGGCGCGGTCGCCGGCGTCGTGGGCACGCTCCAGGCCACCGAGGTCCTGAAGATCGTCACCGGAGTCGGCACGCCGCTGTTCAACCGGCTGCTACAGTTCGATGCCGAGGAGTTGCGATTCCATGAGGTTAATGCGCCTCGCAATCCCAAGTGCCCCGTATGTGGCGAGAAGCCCACCATCACCGAGCTGATCGAGTACGCCTATACCTGCGAGACGCAGGCGCCCGGCACTTCCTGA
- the thiS gene encoding sulfur carrier protein ThiS, giving the protein MLSLKDNEASRSQECLELVVQGKPLDYHGARDIRSLLESQGEKAAYANVRINGNVLNRRDFENIPINKGDRIDFLYFMGGGSCLI; this is encoded by the coding sequence ATGCTATCATTGAAAGATAATGAGGCGAGCCGCAGCCAGGAATGCCTGGAGCTCGTCGTTCAGGGCAAACCGCTTGATTATCACGGCGCCAGGGACATTCGCTCCCTGCTCGAATCCCAGGGTGAAAAAGCAGCCTACGCCAACGTGCGTATCAACGGTAACGTCCTCAACAGGCGCGATTTTGAGAATATTCCCATCAATAAGGGCGACCGGATCGACTTCCTTTATTTCATGGGTGGAGGATCTTGTTTAATCTAA
- a CDS encoding sulfurtransferase TusA family protein: MDVKEDVLLDARGLKCPMPSVKTALALEQLGGGGIVKVLTDDPVSKNDLPQWVRGNGHQVLGIEDREGFAEIYVKKAGG, from the coding sequence ATGGATGTGAAGGAAGATGTTCTGCTCGACGCCCGCGGGCTCAAGTGCCCGATGCCGTCGGTGAAGACCGCTCTGGCCCTCGAGCAGCTTGGAGGCGGCGGCATCGTCAAGGTACTGACCGATGACCCCGTAAGCAAGAACGACCTGCCTCAATGGGTTCGGGGCAACGGCCACCAGGTTCTTGGAATAGAAGACAGGGAAGGCTTTGCCGAGATCTACGTCAAAAAAGCGGGTGGATAA